The nucleotide window TTCACGGATTCGTCAACGTAGACTGCAACGTCAATATCCCTAAAGTAATCGGTTTCTAGGATGCTACCATGAAGGTAAGCAAAGATCACCTCTCGGTGCTTTTCAAGGATTTTTTTAAGCTTCTCCTCAATCTCACACCTTTTCAAGGTATCTCACCACTGCCCTTATGAATTCTTCCAAATCAACTATATCTTCCCGAAGTATTTCAAAAACCTTCTCATCATCTATTCTCCAGTATACATGAACGAGCATATTTCTGAACTTTGCCATCTGAGCTAAACGCTCTGCTAAATCTCCACTTATGATCCCTAGTCTGGAAAGCTTAAGAAAACAATCCGAGTAACTGCTTGGAATATCTCCCTTTCTAACTACTATGTGATTGCATATTGAAAATGCTCCCCCTATGGCCATTATGAGTAGATACTTCGCCGCATACCTAATGTGTGAGTTCGTTAGAAACTCTTCTAATCCTAAGTCCCCTATATCCCTAAGCTCATTGATTGCACCTTTTATTTCCGCCAACCTCCGCTCGATTAGATCTTTGTCTATTTCCAAAAGGATATCACCAAATATAGTGCAGAATCCAAATACTATAAAATTTAACTAAGAAGAGGCAAAAGATGAAACGTAAACATTGACACCGTATTCCTCGATAATCTCCTTTATTTTAGAAATCTCTTCTTTCCTGGGCCAGCAATGCTTATTGCACCATTCCTCATTTCTTGGATTGGTCAGTGGTCTTCCTACCAAGGGATTCAAGACTACATAGTAATCAGTCTTTATCCTAGGTAGGACTTCCTTTACCCATGGCTCAATATTGAACCCTCTAGGGATAGGTATCCTGAGTTCCAGCGGTATCTTGTGCCTTGACACTATCTCAAGCCCCTTGAGGTAAAGCTTCCAGAGAACGTTGCTAGCATTTTTCGGTAGACCATAGAGTTCCAAAGGTGGAACCTTCAAGTCCGTTGCAATGTGATTTACCAAGCCCTCAGAGAGCAATCTCTCGAGGGGACGGACAATTGTTAAGTTCGTGTTTAAGCTCACCTCCACTCCAATTTCCTCTACCTTCCTTAGCAAATCAGAAAGCTCCCTCCATTGAACGAGAGGTTCTCCGCCTGTAATATGAAAATAGTCTATAAAGAGGGAACTTTGAGATAAATCCTCCATTAAAGAGTTGACGTTTAGTTCATGGCACTCTAGTCTATCTGCTATCCTCCAATTGTGGCAGAACGGACACTTCAAATTACAACCGCAGAGCCATATAGTGAAAGTGACTTTTCCATGAACGTCAACCATGCTTATGCTCTTCCATCCAGCCGTCAGCATTTTTCTTCACCCAGTATAATGCTTTCTTGTCCAGAACTCCTTCTTCCTGAAGGGGTTCCAGTTCCTAAGGGGTCTGTAGTACCCTATTATCCTACTCCATATCTCAACGTTCTCGCTTCCGCAACGAGGGCAATGAGTGTAAAGTCCAGTAGTTGAATATCCGCATGAGTTACAGACCGTTATAGCTGGCGTGTAACTCCAGTATACAAGCTCTGTCTTCATGAGTTTTTTAGTAAGTTGAGCCAAGGCCTCTGGGTCTGGCTCCTCTCCCAGGAAGATATGCATCATGACCCCACCTGTGAAGCTCCTCTGGACTTTCTCCTCAATCCTGATCCTATCAGCGAGCTCAAGACTACCGTAGTATGGAGCTATGCTAGTGGAATATATTGGATTCTCAGGGTCACTAAGAAACTCCTTAACTTCCGGAAAGTCCCTAGCATCTTTAATAGCCAACTTGGCGGCAGCACTCTCCCCTGGGACCTCTTCAACGTTCCATGGAACTCCAGTCTTTCTCATCCATTCTCTCGCCTTGGATGTAGCAAACTCTACCATCTCCTTCATTATATTAGTAGCTTCAAGCCAGTCTCTTCTTGAACCCTCAATCCACAGCTTAGGATCGTTCAGATAAATTGCCGCAGCTTCAGGCAAGCCCAAGATTCCAATGGTATTAAAGTGGCTACTCGGGAACTCTTCCAAGTAGGTGGTTATCATGCTGTACATGTGAGGATAGTTCCTTATCAGGGAGATGTACCTATCCCTAAACCACTCCGTTGTTATCCTGACTATCTCAAGAACCCTCTCGTATTCCTCCCAGAACTCGTCATCATCCCTCGCTTTTAGGGCTATCCTGGGAAGATTTACCGTGGTTACATTAATAGAACCCGTAACATCTGGCATTGCCCATAAGCCACCAAATCTTTGCCTTTCAAGTCTTTCAAGTGCTT belongs to Pyrococcus abyssi GE5 and includes:
- the hepT gene encoding type VII toxin-antitoxin system HepT family RNase toxin, whose amino-acid sequence is MEIDKDLIERRLAEIKGAINELRDIGDLGLEEFLTNSHIRYAAKYLLIMAIGGAFSICNHIVVRKGDIPSSYSDCFLKLSRLGIISGDLAERLAQMAKFRNMLVHVYWRIDDEKVFEILREDIVDLEEFIRAVVRYLEKV
- a CDS encoding anaerobic ribonucleoside-triphosphate reductase activating protein codes for the protein MLTAGWKSISMVDVHGKVTFTIWLCGCNLKCPFCHNWRIADRLECHELNVNSLMEDLSQSSLFIDYFHITGGEPLVQWRELSDLLRKVEEIGVEVSLNTNLTIVRPLERLLSEGLVNHIATDLKVPPLELYGLPKNASNVLWKLYLKGLEIVSRHKIPLELRIPIPRGFNIEPWVKEVLPRIKTDYYVVLNPLVGRPLTNPRNEEWCNKHCWPRKEEISKIKEIIEEYGVNVYVSSFASS
- a CDS encoding anaerobic ribonucleoside triphosphate reductase; this translates as MEEVSRDIISEYAKWQSLDVLENANRYPGPSGFFAYVMEEALKDSLNLIPEIGRRAHFSGEIYIHKLPYSLYIPYCTGHSIARLLEKGLKTPTIISRPARHFDTFVDHVANYLITLQHYFSGAQAFSSVEWYAGPFIRKENLDERKIKQNIQRLVYNLNYPTRIGLQTPFTNFTVTLDAPKKMLEGDYAVYDGKKVAPLGEYEEEAKKFFVALTQVLREGDAIGQPFTFPIPTIMVTAKMLWDDPEVFEAVFTTAAKRGSFYWLNTNVVDPDASYAMCCRLNIDKNEFMYAFGLSGKSSEEEALERLERQRFGGLWAMPDVTGSINVTTVNLPRIALKARDDDEFWEEYERVLEIVRITTEWFRDRYISLIRNYPHMYSMITTYLEEFPSSHFNTIGILGLPEAAAIYLNDPKLWIEGSRRDWLEATNIMKEMVEFATSKAREWMRKTGVPWNVEEVPGESAAAKLAIKDARDFPEVKEFLSDPENPIYSTSIAPYYGSLELADRIRIEEKVQRSFTGGVMMHIFLGEEPDPEALAQLTKKLMKTELVYWSYTPAITVCNSCGYSTTGLYTHCPRCGSENVEIWSRIIGYYRPLRNWNPFRKKEFWTRKHYTG